A genomic stretch from Ureibacillus composti includes:
- a CDS encoding DUF5590 domain-containing protein, whose amino-acid sequence MKNWLIFITVFLLSLTLVISILVIWKADEPFDEIEKQASDLAISSDHLKFVSDGYVYNGNEPYITLFGEDEQGKKKAVFVPDNLEEKMIQEVYLQDGITEEQALSVLNNKEEVKEILHTKLGYEEVGAVWEITYTNESDELNYVYILFEDGQWWKRILNL is encoded by the coding sequence ATGAAAAACTGGTTAATTTTTATCACTGTATTTTTACTTTCGTTAACACTTGTTATTTCTATTCTCGTAATTTGGAAAGCCGATGAGCCTTTTGATGAAATTGAAAAGCAGGCATCAGATTTAGCTATCTCTTCTGATCACCTGAAGTTCGTTTCTGATGGTTATGTTTACAATGGTAATGAACCGTACATTACTTTGTTCGGGGAAGATGAACAAGGTAAGAAAAAAGCAGTTTTTGTTCCTGACAACTTAGAAGAGAAAATGATTCAGGAAGTCTATTTGCAAGACGGTATTACAGAGGAACAAGCTTTATCGGTTTTAAATAATAAAGAGGAAGTAAAGGAAATTCTTCATACAAAATTAGGCTATGAAGAAGTTGGTGCTGTTTGGGAAATTACATATACCAACGAATCAGACGAGCTAAATTACGTTTATATTTTGTTTGAAGATGGACAATGGTGGAAACGAATTTTGAATTTGTAG
- a CDS encoding pyridoxal phosphate-dependent aminotransferase, with protein sequence MKNLLANRVKTLSPSATLAITAKAKELKAQGIDVIGLGAGEPDFNTPQNILDAAADSMNKGFTKYTPAGGLPVLKQAIIDKLIRDNNLEYKPNEIIVGIGAKHVLYTLFQVILNEGDEVIIPIPYWVSYPEQVKLAGGVPVYIEGSSEQNFKITAEQLRNAVTDKTKAVIINSPSNPSGMVYTREELAEIAEVAVEKDLVIVSDEIYEKLLYNGLEHFSIAQLSEEVKKRTIVVNGVAKSHSMTGWRIGYAAGDAEIINAMTDLASHSTSNPTTTSQYATVEAYNGPQDSVEEMRKAFESRLETIYPKLSAIPGFKVLKPQGAFYLLPDVAEAAQKTGFASVDDFASALLTEANVAVVPGSGFGVPSTIRLSYATSLDLLEEAVKRMDNFVKTKWQD encoded by the coding sequence ATGAAAAACTTATTGGCGAATCGTGTAAAAACTTTATCCCCTTCAGCGACATTAGCGATCACTGCGAAAGCAAAAGAACTTAAAGCACAAGGAATTGATGTAATTGGATTAGGTGCAGGTGAACCTGACTTCAATACACCTCAAAATATCCTAGATGCAGCTGCAGATTCTATGAACAAAGGCTTTACAAAATATACTCCAGCAGGTGGATTACCTGTTTTAAAACAAGCGATTATCGATAAGTTAATTCGTGATAACAACCTTGAATACAAACCAAATGAAATTATTGTAGGTATTGGTGCAAAACACGTACTATATACTCTATTCCAAGTAATATTAAATGAAGGCGATGAAGTCATTATTCCAATCCCTTACTGGGTTTCATACCCTGAACAAGTTAAATTAGCAGGTGGAGTACCAGTTTATATTGAAGGCTCAAGCGAACAAAACTTTAAAATTACAGCTGAACAACTTCGTAATGCAGTTACAGATAAAACGAAAGCAGTTATTATTAACTCTCCAAGTAACCCATCAGGTATGGTTTACACACGTGAAGAATTAGCTGAAATTGCTGAAGTAGCAGTTGAAAAAGATCTTGTAATCGTATCTGATGAAATTTATGAAAAATTACTTTACAATGGTTTAGAACATTTCTCCATTGCACAACTGTCTGAAGAAGTGAAAAAACGTACGATTGTGGTTAATGGTGTTGCAAAATCACATTCGATGACTGGTTGGCGTATTGGGTATGCAGCAGGTGATGCAGAAATTATTAATGCAATGACAGATCTTGCTTCCCATTCAACTTCAAACCCAACAACAACATCTCAATATGCTACAGTAGAAGCATATAATGGACCACAGGATTCCGTTGAAGAGATGAGAAAAGCATTTGAATCACGATTAGAAACAATTTATCCAAAATTAAGTGCAATCCCTGGTTTTAAAGTACTAAAACCACAAGGAGCATTCTATTTATTACCTGATGTAGCTGAGGCAGCACAAAAAACAGGTTTCGCATCAGTCGATGATTTTGCGAGTGCACTATTAACTGAGGCGAATGTAGCAGTAGTACCGGGTTCAGGATTCGGAGTACCATCTACAATCCGCTTAAGTTACGCAACATCATTAGATTTACTTGAAGAAGCAGTAAAACGCATGGACAACTTTGTTAAAACAAAATGGCAAGACTAA
- the asnS gene encoding asparagine--tRNA ligase, with translation MKKIMIHEMPNHIGETVKLGAWLANKRSSGKIAFLQLRDGSGFVQGVIVKEEVGEEVFALAKGLTQETSMYITGVVKEDSRSSFGCELAISEIEVIHEAKDYPITPKEHGIEFLMDNRHLWLRSRKQHAIMKIRNEIIRATYEFFNDNGFVKIDPPILTGSAPEGTSELFHTKYFDEDAYLSQSGQLYMEAAAMALGKVFSFGPTFRAEKSKTRRHLIEFWMIEPEMAFVEFEENLEVQEQYVSYIVQSVLKNCKIELERLGRDTSKLENIQAPFPRITYDDAIKFLHEQGFTDIQWGDDFGAPHETAIAQNFDKPVFITCYPVGIKPFYMQPHPERDDVVLCADLIAPEGYGEIIGGSERIHDFDLLKQRLEEHNLDLDAYAWYLDLRQQGSVPHSGFGLGLERTVAWISGAEHVRESIPFPRLLNRLYP, from the coding sequence ATGAAAAAAATAATGATTCACGAAATGCCAAATCATATTGGCGAAACTGTAAAATTAGGTGCTTGGCTAGCGAATAAGCGTTCAAGCGGGAAAATTGCTTTCCTACAATTACGTGATGGTTCTGGATTTGTCCAAGGTGTAATCGTCAAAGAAGAAGTAGGAGAAGAAGTATTCGCATTAGCGAAAGGTCTAACTCAAGAAACGTCAATGTATATTACAGGTGTTGTTAAAGAGGATAGCCGATCGAGTTTTGGTTGTGAATTAGCGATCTCTGAGATTGAAGTAATTCATGAAGCGAAAGACTATCCAATTACGCCAAAAGAACACGGTATTGAATTCTTAATGGATAACCGTCATCTTTGGTTACGTTCTCGTAAACAACATGCAATTATGAAAATTCGTAATGAAATCATTCGTGCGACATATGAATTTTTCAATGACAATGGTTTTGTGAAAATCGACCCACCAATTTTAACAGGTTCGGCTCCAGAAGGAACTTCAGAGCTTTTCCATACAAAATACTTTGATGAAGATGCTTATTTATCTCAATCAGGTCAACTTTACATGGAAGCAGCTGCAATGGCACTTGGAAAAGTGTTTTCATTTGGTCCAACCTTCCGTGCAGAAAAATCTAAAACTCGTCGTCATTTAATCGAATTTTGGATGATTGAACCGGAAATGGCGTTCGTTGAATTTGAAGAAAATCTTGAAGTTCAAGAACAATATGTTTCTTATATCGTACAATCAGTGTTGAAGAACTGTAAAATTGAGTTGGAACGCCTTGGTCGCGATACATCAAAATTAGAAAACATTCAAGCACCATTCCCACGTATTACGTATGATGATGCGATTAAATTCCTACACGAGCAAGGGTTTACTGATATTCAGTGGGGCGATGACTTTGGAGCTCCACATGAAACAGCAATTGCACAAAACTTTGATAAGCCAGTATTTATCACTTGCTACCCAGTTGGTATTAAGCCATTCTATATGCAACCACACCCAGAAAGAGACGATGTTGTACTTTGTGCTGACTTGATTGCTCCGGAAGGTTATGGTGAAATTATCGGTGGTTCAGAACGTATTCATGATTTTGATTTATTAAAACAGCGTTTAGAAGAGCATAACCTAGACTTAGACGCATATGCATGGTATTTAGACCTTCGTCAACAAGGATCTGTACCGCACTCTGGATTTGGTTTAGGATTAGAAAGAACAGTTGCTTGGATTAGTGGAGCAGAACACGTTCGCGAATCTATTCCATTCCCAAGACTATTAAATCGTCTTTACCCATAA
- a CDS encoding DnaD domain-containing protein, with amino-acid sequence MAEKFNRLRAWTEQGNVSIPQLFLKYYKDLKMTDDEALILIHLLSFHSEGIDFPTPSDLSQRLQINDNEVSMKLQRLMQKGFLEITQGVDANGKLTEKFSIYPLWQRILDQLEMTSMSNEKVVQKNEEGEIFSIFEQEFGRLLSPMELETISMWLDTDHHSPAIIKAALKEAVLAGKISLRYIDRILFEWKKKNITSIKQVEKHSEQFHKNIKPVMNEKQIKNDNTQKVSFYNWLEERE; translated from the coding sequence ATGGCCGAAAAATTCAATCGACTCCGTGCATGGACTGAACAAGGGAACGTGTCTATTCCCCAACTATTTTTAAAGTATTACAAAGATCTAAAGATGACTGATGATGAAGCTTTAATACTTATTCACTTATTATCATTTCATTCTGAAGGAATCGATTTTCCAACGCCATCTGATTTATCGCAAAGACTTCAAATAAACGATAATGAAGTATCCATGAAACTTCAGCGCCTTATGCAAAAAGGATTTTTAGAAATTACACAGGGTGTTGATGCTAATGGTAAACTAACAGAGAAGTTTTCCATTTACCCACTTTGGCAGAGAATATTAGACCAACTTGAAATGACTTCGATGTCGAATGAAAAAGTGGTACAAAAAAACGAAGAGGGAGAAATTTTCTCCATTTTTGAACAAGAATTTGGTAGACTATTATCCCCAATGGAACTTGAGACGATCTCGATGTGGCTAGACACGGATCACCATTCGCCAGCCATTATAAAAGCTGCGTTAAAAGAAGCAGTACTTGCAGGGAAGATATCTCTTCGTTACATCGACCGTATATTATTCGAATGGAAAAAGAAAAATATAACGTCTATTAAACAAGTTGAAAAGCATTCAGAGCAATTTCATAAAAATATAAAGCCTGTGATGAATGAAAAACAAATTAAGAACGATAATACACAAAAAGTTTCGTTTTACAATTGGCTTGAAGAGAGAGAGTAG
- the nth gene encoding endonuclease III has product MLTIKQWQHCLDVMDGMFPDAHCELVHDNPFELTIATLLSAQCTDVLVNKVTKTLFQKYKTPEDYLAVPLEELQNDIRSIGLYRNKAKNIQALCEKLINEFNGEIPQTREELVTLPGVGRKTANVVLSVAFGIPALAVDTHVERVSKRLGLCRIKDTVLEVEETIMKKTPKEDWSKTHHQIIFFGRYHCKAQNPQCNVCPLLEDCREGKKRLKKGLVKV; this is encoded by the coding sequence ATGCTAACAATAAAACAATGGCAACACTGCCTTGACGTCATGGACGGTATGTTTCCTGATGCGCATTGTGAGCTTGTTCATGATAATCCGTTTGAATTAACCATTGCGACACTTTTATCTGCTCAATGTACTGATGTATTGGTTAATAAGGTGACTAAGACACTTTTCCAAAAATACAAAACGCCAGAAGACTATTTAGCTGTCCCATTAGAAGAATTACAAAATGATATTCGTTCCATTGGGTTATATCGCAATAAAGCTAAAAATATCCAAGCATTATGCGAGAAGTTAATCAATGAGTTTAATGGGGAAATTCCTCAAACTCGAGAAGAGCTTGTCACATTACCAGGTGTTGGACGGAAAACAGCAAATGTGGTGTTATCTGTAGCATTCGGGATACCTGCCTTAGCTGTAGACACTCATGTTGAGCGTGTTTCTAAACGTTTAGGATTATGTCGAATAAAGGATACAGTTTTAGAAGTAGAAGAAACGATTATGAAAAAGACACCAAAAGAAGATTGGTCGAAAACTCATCACCAAATCATTTTCTTTGGACGCTACCATTGTAAGGCGCAAAACCCACAATGTAATGTCTGTCCGCTACTTGAAGATTGTAGAGAGGGGAAGAAGCGTCTTAAAAAGGGGTTAGTGAAAGTATGA
- a CDS encoding PBP1A family penicillin-binding protein, protein MTEKRRSREELKRQREQQKRAQRKPLKIWTKRILLTLVAIGIVGFLSGVGLFAYYASSAPELDEDLLKDPISSEFYDTNGELFAKIGAENRKYVEYDEIPPEMVDAILATEDVRFFDHFGIDIWRLGSAVVANLTQGFGAQGASTITQQVVKNSFLSNDKQLKRKAQEAWLAIQLEQHYEKEEIFEMYFNKILMSGRIYGFGTAAEYFYGKELSELSLDEMALLAGMPQSPNNYNPFKYPENAEKRRNIVLSLMAQHGKISESEAEAAKKADVTAGLLPEDQRQGVTGTKYDAFLDVVLTELEENGDGELLADGIKVYTTLDPNAQTVVEDVMNNSENFPTENIQSGVSVIDTKSGQIKAIGGGRDYADRDYNFAQDLTSRSPGSTLKPLVDYGPAIENLKWSTGQTIVDERMTYSGSDQVIRNWDEKYNGTMTIRQALYQSRNVPAVKTLQSVGLEESKAFISKLGIDVDYLVESDAIGGGRVNISPIQMAASYAAFGNNGVYNDPYSIKEVVFRDGSKISYKPDSVVAMNDYTAYMVTDILRDVLSNKPGASGQTAQISWLDVAGKTGTTNYSGDEFAKYNLPSTSVPDSWFAGYTTNYSIAIWSGYSKRSEPITTWDERLLPQKLFKTIMSEISADIETPNFTKPSSVVEATIEVGTEPLRLASDYTPNELRQTELFVKGTEPQQVSEVYEQTTPDAPTGLKADYKEKENVINLTWDYKGKGKGKKNVQFEVTMTVDADAPVVIATTDSKKVSVSNIEPGRNYTFTVTAVSDDVRSDSASVSLFIDQSVEEPEVEVPDTGFDEDFDLDGDGIPDGNNDGNGNNNGNGNGNGNGNGDGNNNGNGNGNNNGNNGGTGEVDDGSLLPPELPINPTENGQ, encoded by the coding sequence TTGACAGAAAAAAGAAGATCACGTGAAGAATTAAAGCGTCAACGTGAACAACAAAAACGAGCACAACGAAAACCTCTGAAAATATGGACAAAAAGAATTCTATTAACATTAGTAGCTATCGGTATAGTTGGATTTCTTAGTGGGGTTGGTCTATTCGCCTATTACGCAAGTTCTGCACCAGAACTTGATGAAGACTTGTTAAAAGACCCTATTTCTTCAGAGTTTTATGATACAAACGGTGAACTTTTCGCAAAAATTGGTGCAGAAAATCGAAAATATGTCGAATATGATGAAATTCCACCAGAAATGGTTGATGCGATTTTAGCGACAGAAGACGTTCGTTTCTTTGATCACTTCGGAATCGATATTTGGCGTTTAGGAAGCGCAGTAGTTGCCAACCTTACACAAGGTTTTGGTGCACAAGGTGCGAGTACCATTACGCAACAAGTTGTTAAGAATTCATTTTTAAGTAACGATAAGCAATTAAAACGTAAAGCTCAAGAAGCATGGCTAGCCATCCAATTAGAGCAGCACTATGAAAAAGAAGAAATCTTTGAAATGTATTTTAATAAAATTCTAATGTCTGGAAGAATTTATGGATTTGGTACTGCTGCAGAATATTTTTATGGTAAAGAATTAAGCGAATTATCTCTTGATGAAATGGCTTTACTTGCGGGGATGCCGCAAAGTCCAAATAACTATAATCCATTTAAATATCCAGAAAACGCCGAAAAACGTCGTAATATTGTACTGAGTTTAATGGCACAGCATGGAAAAATTTCAGAAAGTGAAGCTGAAGCTGCTAAAAAAGCCGATGTAACTGCTGGTTTACTTCCAGAAGACCAAAGACAAGGTGTTACTGGGACAAAATATGATGCATTTCTTGATGTAGTATTAACAGAATTAGAAGAAAACGGTGATGGGGAATTATTAGCTGATGGAATAAAAGTCTACACGACACTTGATCCAAATGCCCAAACTGTTGTAGAAGATGTTATGAATAATTCCGAAAACTTCCCTACTGAAAACATACAGTCTGGTGTGTCTGTTATTGATACAAAATCAGGACAAATTAAAGCAATCGGTGGCGGTCGAGACTATGCAGATCGAGATTATAACTTTGCACAAGATTTAACTTCACGTTCACCAGGGTCCACTTTAAAACCTCTTGTCGATTATGGACCAGCTATCGAAAACTTAAAATGGTCAACGGGTCAAACAATTGTCGATGAGAGAATGACTTATTCAGGTTCTGATCAAGTAATTCGAAATTGGGATGAAAAATATAATGGTACAATGACAATTCGACAAGCATTGTATCAATCACGTAACGTACCAGCTGTAAAAACATTGCAATCGGTTGGTTTGGAAGAATCAAAAGCCTTTATTTCAAAACTTGGAATCGATGTAGATTACCTAGTAGAATCGGACGCAATTGGTGGTGGCCGAGTAAATATTTCACCAATTCAAATGGCGGCATCTTATGCTGCATTCGGTAATAACGGAGTATATAATGACCCTTACTCAATAAAAGAAGTGGTATTCCGTGATGGGTCAAAAATTTCTTATAAACCAGATTCTGTTGTCGCGATGAATGACTACACAGCATATATGGTTACAGATATTTTAAGAGATGTATTGAGTAATAAACCAGGTGCATCAGGTCAAACTGCTCAAATCTCTTGGTTAGATGTAGCGGGTAAAACAGGAACAACAAACTATTCAGGTGATGAATTTGCGAAATATAATTTACCAAGTACAAGCGTTCCTGACTCATGGTTTGCTGGTTATACAACAAATTATTCTATTGCAATATGGAGTGGTTACTCTAAACGTTCAGAACCAATTACTACATGGGATGAGCGATTATTACCACAAAAGTTATTTAAAACTATTATGTCAGAAATCTCAGCAGATATTGAAACACCTAACTTTACTAAGCCAAGTTCAGTTGTAGAAGCAACGATTGAAGTTGGAACAGAGCCATTAAGATTGGCAAGTGATTATACACCTAATGAATTACGCCAAACTGAGCTATTTGTAAAAGGTACTGAACCACAGCAAGTGTCAGAAGTATATGAACAAACTACTCCAGATGCTCCTACAGGATTAAAAGCCGATTACAAAGAAAAAGAAAATGTAATTAACTTAACTTGGGACTACAAAGGAAAAGGTAAAGGTAAGAAAAATGTTCAATTTGAAGTAACTATGACTGTTGATGCAGATGCTCCTGTAGTCATTGCAACTACAGACTCGAAAAAAGTCTCAGTTTCTAATATAGAGCCAGGCCGAAATTATACATTTACGGTAACAGCTGTTTCTGATGATGTACGAAGTGATTCAGCATCCGTTTCACTCTTTATTGACCAGTCCGTAGAAGAACCTGAAGTAGAGGTTCCTGATACTGGATTTGATGAAGACTTCGACTTAGATGGCGATGGCATTCCTGATGGAAATAACGATGGAAACGGGAATAATAACGGGAACGGGAACGGAAATGGCAATGGCAATGGCGATGGCAACAACAACGGAAATGGTAACGGGAATAATAACGGAAATAATGGAGGCACAGGAGAAGTAGATGATGGTAGCCTCTTACCTCCTGAACTTCCAATAAACCCAACTGAAAATGGTCAATAA
- the recU gene encoding Holliday junction resolvase RecU → MAIRYPNGKVFNPPKNDAPTSNVKKKKDISFSNRGKTLEDEINETNTYYLNQQIAIIHKKPVPVQIVKVEYPSRSAAVIREAYFRTPSTTDFNGVWDGYYLDFEAKETESKTSFPLKNIHQHQVTHMKDVVSQKGIAFTIVRFSVLERYFVLPFQVLFTAWKTMEDGGRKSIPLEIFEKEAYEIKRGFNPSIDYLSAIKKIISNG, encoded by the coding sequence ATGGCAATTCGTTATCCTAATGGAAAAGTTTTTAATCCGCCGAAAAATGATGCACCGACATCTAATGTAAAAAAGAAGAAGGACATCTCTTTTAGTAACCGAGGTAAAACACTTGAAGATGAAATTAACGAAACGAACACATACTATTTAAATCAACAAATTGCCATCATTCATAAGAAACCTGTTCCAGTTCAAATCGTCAAAGTAGAATATCCGTCCCGTAGTGCTGCAGTAATCCGTGAGGCATACTTTCGAACTCCATCAACAACGGATTTTAACGGCGTATGGGATGGGTATTATTTAGATTTTGAAGCAAAAGAAACAGAAAGTAAAACTTCATTCCCGTTAAAAAATATTCATCAACACCAGGTGACACATATGAAAGATGTTGTGAGCCAAAAAGGAATTGCATTTACGATTGTGCGATTTTCAGTGTTAGAGCGTTATTTTGTTTTACCTTTTCAGGTACTTTTTACTGCTTGGAAAACGATGGAAGACGGTGGTCGTAAATCAATTCCATTAGAGATATTTGAAAAAGAAGCTTATGAAATTAAACGCGGATTTAATCCAAGCATTGATTATTTATCAGCAATTAAAAAAATCATTTCAAACGGGTAA
- a CDS encoding endonuclease gives MHNKIQQLLSQIDCVDKMMTAKIENERSSINDQFYSQLVTTHQKVSLAEKRYHVKNACSPISSEID, from the coding sequence ATGCATAACAAAATCCAACAACTTCTTTCCCAAATTGACTGTGTAGACAAAATGATGACAGCAAAAATTGAGAATGAACGATCTTCGATTAATGACCAATTTTACTCACAATTAGTAACAACTCATCAAAAAGTAAGCTTAGCAGAAAAGCGGTATCATGTAAAGAATGCCTGTTCCCCTATTAGTAGTGAAATAGATTGA
- a CDS encoding YppE family protein, with translation MRLIEQTRELLNECDASIKRFYQMRELDASPDFFNDVKPHADHIHSLLVEWQQLTKQWIKDNRPKYIHAQQVDNVVDAVDQFVVQSFYKKTSKKRFEQSVLAVHFTLTTLLRNLEEGESDV, from the coding sequence ATGCGATTAATTGAACAAACAAGAGAATTATTAAATGAGTGTGATGCGTCAATTAAACGTTTTTATCAAATGCGTGAACTTGACGCTTCACCTGATTTTTTTAATGATGTAAAACCACATGCTGATCATATTCATTCTTTACTTGTGGAGTGGCAACAACTAACAAAACAATGGATTAAAGATAATCGGCCGAAATATATACATGCACAGCAAGTTGATAATGTCGTGGATGCGGTGGATCAATTTGTTGTGCAATCATTTTATAAGAAAACTAGTAAGAAAAGATTTGAACAATCTGTACTAGCCGTACACTTCACACTTACTACGCTTTTAAGGAATTTAGAAGAAGGTGAAAGTGATGTTTAG
- a CDS encoding DEAD/DEAH box helicase gives MFSKKRSIDELLQEWRYDEELKQSIVHWQTLEGRPAQYAPFPEQLHPSIKKALQSRGIEQLYTHQRDAFDHALNGQSFTAVTPTASGKSYCYHLPVLQKILEDSSSRALYLFPTKALAQDQKSDLNNLIEAMDEEILSYTYDGDTSPAIRQKIRKAGHIVITNPDMLHSGILPHHTKWVSLFENLKYIVIDELHTYKGVFGSHVAHVIRRLKRICAFYGSDPIFICTSATIKNPKELAEKLTNTKHELISKSGAPVGKKTFIFYNPPIVHPTFGVRRSAILEVRDLATRLFEAGIQSIVFAKSRVRVEMLVTYLKGLTKNKIKDESIRGYRGGYLPTERRVIEKGLRDGEIQIVVSTNALELGVDIGQLQACIMTGYPGNIASAWQQAGRAGRRQDSALIIYVAASTALDQYVVNHPMYLLGSSPEEALINPENILILMDHLKCAAFELPFSMTETYGEFEVQELLAYLEEEGVLVKTSSNWYWMSERFPAHDISLRSAAQENVIIVDQTIPAATKVIGEMDTYSAMTLLHEEAIYLHQGTQFQVEKLDWEEKKAYVREVDVDYFTDANLAVELKVMSEDQTKPYKSCQVSYGDVSLLAIPTIFKKIKFSTHENIGSGPIHLPPHEMHTNATWLTFELPENWSEEMLTDSLTGVAYAMQSFVPLFIQCDRSDLSIVPQVKAVHNKKPTLFIYDSYPGGIGLSEKVYDIIDPLLRHTYNHVYSCPCQHGCPSCIGAQDLSSHGKDQVLKILTILMNESM, from the coding sequence ATGTTTAGTAAAAAACGATCAATTGATGAATTATTACAAGAATGGCGATATGACGAAGAGTTAAAACAATCTATTGTTCACTGGCAAACGCTTGAAGGTCGCCCAGCACAATATGCACCGTTTCCAGAACAATTGCATCCTTCAATTAAAAAAGCTCTTCAGTCACGTGGAATTGAACAGTTATATACTCATCAACGGGATGCTTTTGATCATGCATTAAATGGTCAATCATTTACTGCAGTGACACCAACTGCTTCCGGAAAATCTTATTGTTATCATTTACCTGTTTTGCAAAAAATATTAGAGGATTCATCTAGTAGGGCTCTTTATTTATTTCCGACTAAAGCACTCGCTCAAGATCAAAAATCGGATTTAAATAATTTAATTGAAGCGATGGATGAGGAAATTTTAAGTTATACATATGATGGAGATACTTCTCCTGCAATTCGGCAAAAAATTCGTAAGGCTGGGCATATCGTGATTACCAATCCAGATATGCTACATTCAGGGATTTTACCGCATCATACGAAGTGGGTTTCTCTTTTTGAAAATTTAAAGTATATCGTCATAGATGAATTGCATACATATAAAGGGGTATTCGGGAGCCACGTAGCTCATGTAATTCGACGGTTAAAACGAATATGTGCATTTTATGGAAGTGATCCAATCTTTATTTGTACCTCTGCAACAATCAAAAATCCGAAAGAGCTTGCAGAGAAATTAACTAATACTAAACACGAGCTCATTTCTAAATCGGGTGCACCAGTAGGCAAAAAGACATTTATCTTTTACAATCCACCGATTGTTCATCCAACATTTGGTGTTCGTAGAAGTGCTATTCTTGAGGTGCGTGATTTGGCCACAAGATTATTTGAAGCAGGAATCCAATCTATTGTCTTTGCGAAATCTCGTGTTCGTGTTGAAATGCTCGTTACCTATTTAAAAGGATTAACTAAAAATAAAATTAAAGATGAATCGATTCGTGGTTATCGGGGCGGTTATTTACCAACAGAACGACGAGTAATTGAGAAGGGACTTCGTGATGGGGAAATCCAAATAGTCGTTAGTACTAATGCGCTTGAATTAGGTGTCGATATTGGACAACTTCAAGCGTGTATTATGACGGGGTATCCAGGAAATATTGCAAGTGCATGGCAACAAGCAGGTCGCGCGGGAAGAAGACAAGACTCTGCGTTAATTATTTATGTTGCAGCATCTACTGCACTGGATCAGTATGTGGTCAACCATCCGATGTATCTATTAGGAAGTTCGCCGGAAGAAGCATTAATTAATCCGGAAAATATATTGATATTAATGGATCATTTAAAATGTGCTGCTTTCGAATTGCCTTTTTCAATGACAGAAACCTATGGAGAATTTGAGGTCCAAGAATTACTTGCCTATTTAGAAGAGGAAGGTGTTCTAGTAAAAACAAGTTCAAATTGGTACTGGATGAGTGAAAGATTCCCTGCTCATGACATTAGTTTACGCTCGGCAGCTCAGGAAAACGTAATCATTGTTGACCAAACGATTCCAGCTGCAACGAAAGTAATTGGTGAAATGGATACGTATAGTGCGATGACTTTATTACATGAAGAAGCCATCTATCTCCATCAAGGAACACAATTTCAAGTAGAAAAACTAGATTGGGAAGAAAAGAAAGCATATGTACGTGAAGTAGATGTTGATTATTTTACAGACGCAAATTTAGCAGTTGAATTAAAGGTCATGAGTGAGGATCAAACAAAGCCATATAAATCTTGTCAAGTAAGCTATGGGGATGTAAGTCTTCTAGCCATTCCGACAATTTTTAAAAAGATTAAATTTTCTACACATGAGAATATTGGATCTGGTCCAATTCATTTACCACCACATGAAATGCATACAAATGCAACGTGGTTAACTTTTGAATTGCCAGAAAATTGGTCTGAAGAAATGTTAACGGATTCTTTAACAGGTGTTGCTTATGCAATGCAGTCTTTTGTACCTTTATTTATACAATGTGACCGAAGTGATTTATCTATAGTCCCCCAAGTGAAGGCAGTGCATAATAAAAAACCGACACTTTTTATATATGACAGTTATCCAGGTGGAATTGGTCTTTCGGAAAAAGTGTATGACATCATTGACCCTTTATTAAGACATACCTATAATCATGTGTATTCATGTCCATGTCAACATGGGTGTCCATCATGTATCGGGGCACAGGATCTTTCATCTCATGGGAAAGACCAAGTATTAAAAATATTAACAATTCTAATGAATGAATCGATGTGA